In Parageobacillus sp. KH3-4, the genomic window ATCCTTTTAAAACAGGAGGGTTACAAAATGTCAGATGGCTTTAGATCTAACTTTGCTTTAGTTGTTGTGCTGTTTATCCTTTTAATTATTGTTGGATGCAGCTGTTTCTTTGGCGGTTACTAATCCAGAATCCGTTTAAAAGTTTGATGGGATGGGTCATATCGATCTATCCTTTTTTGTTTATTTGATAGCTAATTTCATAAAAAGAGCTCTAATTGTTCATTAAACTTGATCTCTAATTATTCCGAGTGCTCTTCCTTTATCGGCTTCGCTTCGCCATAACGCAATATCCCCATTGCAAAGCCCTCATGTGCTTTTTTCATATTCCAATCACCTTTTCCTATTGATTGAGTCGAGAACTAAACAAACATAATTTTTATTTACATCATCTTTTAAAAAATTTTGCGAGCTTTGCTCGATTTCTTTTTTCTAAATAACTTCTTCAAGAAATTCAATTTTCCGTCTCCTTTGCTTCGTGCTTCGCAATATCTTCGAACTGCACACCGCACACCAAATTAACTGTAAGTTCATA contains:
- a CDS encoding YjcZ family sporulation protein codes for the protein MSDGFRSNFALVVVLFILLIIVGCSCFFGGY